A region of the Bacillus sp. NP247 genome:
GTGAAGGCTGAGCTGTGATGGGGAAGCTCCTTATGGAGCGAAGTCTTTGATTCCCCGCTGCCAAGAAAAGCTTCTAGCGAGATAAAAGGTGCCTGTACCGCAAACCGACACAGGTAGGCGAGGAGAGAATCCTAAGGTGTGCGAGAGAACTCTGGTTAAGGAACTCGGCAAAATGACCCCGTAACTTCGGGAGAAGGGGTGCTTTCTTAACGGAAAGCCGCAGTGAATAGGCCCAAGCGACTGTTTAGCAAAAACACAGGTCTCTGCGAAGCCGTAAGGCGAAGTATAGGGGCTGACACCTGCCCGGTGCTGGAAGGTTAAGGAGAGGGGTTAGCGTAAGCGAAGCTCTGAACTGAAGCCCCAGTAAACGGCGGCCGTAACTATAACGGTCCTAAGGTAGCGAAATTCCTTGTCGGGTAAGTTCCGACCCGCACGAAAGGTGTAACGATTTGGGCACTGTCTCAACCAGAGACTCGGTGAAATTATAGTACCTGTGAAGATGCAGGTTACCCGCGACAGGACGGAAAGACCCCGTGGAGCTTTACTGTAGCCTGATATTGAATTTTGGTACAGTTTGTACAGGATAGGCGGGAGCCATTGAAACCGGAGCGCTAGCTTCGGTGGAGGCGCTGGTGGGATACCGCCCTGACTGTATTGAAATTCTAACCTACGGGTCTTATCGACCCGGGAGACAGTGTCAGGTGGGCAGTTTGACTGGGGCGGTCGCCTCCTAAAGTGTAACGGAGGCGCCCAAAGGTTCCCTCAGAATGGTTGGAAATCATTCGTAGAGTGCAAAGGCATAAGGGAGCTTGACTGCGAGACCTACAAGTCGAGCAGGGACGAAAGTCGGGCTTAGTGATCCGGTGGTTCCGCATGGAAGGGCCATCGCTCAACGGATAAAAGCTACCCCGGGGATAACAGGCTTATCTCCCCCAAGAGTCCACATCGACGGGGAGGTTTGGCACCTCGATGTCGGCTCATCGCATCCTGGGGCTGTAGTCGGTCCCAAGGGTTGGGCTGTTCGCCCATTAAAGCGGTACGCGAGCTGGGTTCAGAACGTCGTGAGACAGTTCGGTCCCTATCCGTCGTGGGCGTAGGAAATTTGAGAGGAGCTGTCCTTAGTACGAGAGGACCGGGATGGACGCACCGCTGGTGTACCAGTTGTTCTGCCAAGGGCATAGCTGGGTAGCTATGTGCGGAAGGGATAAGTGCTGAAAGCATCTAAGCATGAAGCCCCCCTCAAGATGAGATTTCCCATAGCGTAAGCTAGTAAGATCCCTGAAAGATGATCAGGTTGATAGGTTCGAGGTGGAAGCATGGTGACATGTGGAGCTGACGAATACTAATAGATCGAGGACTTAACCATATAATATGAAGCAATGTTATCTAGTTTTGAAAGAATATAAAAAACTTATTGACCTTTAAAAGTGAATGAGTTACAATCATTCTTGTCTTAAATGAATATAGTCTGGTAATGATGGCAGAGAGGCCACACCCGTTCCCATACCGAACACGGAAGTTAAGCTCTCTAGCGCCGATGGTAGTTGGGACCTTGTCCCTGTGAGAGTAGGACGTTGCCAGGCAAAATGGAGGATTAGCTCAGCTGGGAGAGCACCTGCCTTACAAGCAGGGGGTCGGCGGTTCGATCCCGTCATCCTCCACCATATATGTCGGAGGGGTAGCGAAGTGGCTAAACGCGGCGGACTGTAAATCCGCTCCTTCGGGTTCGGCAGTTCGAATCTGCCCCCCTCCACCATTTCTTAATTATTGGGCTATAGCCAAGCGGTAAGGCAACGGACTTTGACTCCGTCATGCGCTGGTTCGAATCCAGCTAGCCCAGCCATTAAGAGCCATTAGCTCAGTTGGTAGAGCATCTGACTTTTAATCAGAGGGTCGAAGGTTCGAATCCTTCATGGCTCACCATTTTCAATAAAATATGCGGGTGTGGCGGAATTGGCAGACGCACTAGACTTAGGATCTAGCGCCTTTGGCGTGGGGGTTCGACTCCCTTCACCCGCACTTTTAAAAAAATATATCATACATGTCTTGCGGAAGTAGTTCAGTGGTAGAATACAACCTTGCCAAGGTTGGGGTCGCGGGTTCGAATCCCGTCTTCCGCTCCAATTTTCAGTATGATATGCCGGGGTGGCGGAACAGGCAGACGCACAGGACTTAAAATCCTGCGGTGGGTGACCACCGTGCGGGTTCGACCCCCGCCCTCGGCACCATATGCGCCCGTAGCTCAATTGGATAGAGCGTTTGACTACGGATCAAGAGGTTAGGGGTTCGACTCCTCTCGGGCGCGCTTTTATTAACGGGAAGTGGCTCAGCTTGGTAGAGCACCTGGTTTGGGACCAGGGGGTCGCAGGTTCAAATCCTGTCTTCCCGATTTTCCCAAAAACATGGGGCCTTAGCTCAGCTGGGAGAGCGCCTGCCTTGCACGCAGGAGGTCAGCGGTTCGATCCCGCTAGGCTCCACTTTATTTTTTATATGTCGGAGGTATACCCAAGTTCGGCTGAAGGGATCGGTCTTGAAAACCGACAGGCGGCGAGAGTCGCGCGGGGGTTCGAATCCCTCTACCTCCTCCATTTTTTTAAAAAGTGGTTTAGTACATATAAAAATGAATAAGATATTAATTTTTCCTTCATGGAGGTATACCCAAGTTCGGCTGAAGGGATCGGTCTTGAAAACCGACAGGCGGCGAGAGTCGCGCGGGGGTTCGAATCCCTCTACCTCCTCCATTTATTTTTAAAACATAATATCGTCGCGGGGTGGAGCAGTACGGTAGCTCGTCGGGCTCATAATCCGAAGGTCGCAGGTTCAAATCCTGTCCCCGCAACCAATGGTCCCGTGGTGTAGTGGTTAACATGCCTGCCTGTCACGCAGGAGATCGCCGGTTCGACCCCGGTCGGGACCGCCATTTTATGTTGGCTCGGTAGCTCAGTCGGTAGAGCAGAGGACTGAAAATCCTCGTGTCGGCGGTTCGATTCCGTCCCGAGCCACCATTTTTTTAAATTATGCCGGCTTAGCTCAATTGGTAGAGCAACTGACTTGTAATCAGTAGGTTGGGGGTTCAAGTCCTCTAGCCGGCATCATTTAGGGGCATAGTTTAAAGGTAGAACTGAGGTCTCCAAAACCTCCAGTGTGGGTTCGATTCCTACTGCCCCTGTAAAGTATATGGGCCTATAGCTCAGCTGGTTAGAGCGCACGCCTGATAAGCGTGAGGTCGATGGTTCGAGTCCATTTAGGCCCACCATATATATTCCGCAGTAGCTCAGTGGTAGAGCTATCGGCTGTTAACCGATCGGTCGTAGGTTCGAGTCCTACCTGCGGAGCCATGGCCCGTTGGTCAAGTGGTTAAGACACCGCCCTTTCACGGCGGTAACACGGGTTCGAATCCCGTACGGGTCATAAAAAAAGAGTCAGCAATATGCTGACTCTTTTTTATTATGTATAAGCCTCTTTTTATCACCTTATTTTCCTGAAATAAATAAAGGGATTTAGGAAAAGCTATGGTATGTATTAAAAGGAGGAGATGAAAATGACACAAGTTAGAGAACTTATGAGTACTCATATCGTACATTGTACACCATTAGACAATGTATATGAGGCAGCTGTAAAAATGAAGGAAGAATCGGTTGGATTGATTCCTGTTATTGAAAATAAACAAGTTGTTGGGCTTGTTACTGATCGAGACTTAGTTGTTCGTGGGATTGCTGAAAAACATCCTGGATCTAATCAAATTACAAATGTAATGACAACAAACATTGTTTCAGTTTCTCCAGATGATTCTATTGAAAAAGCTACAGAATTAATGGCACAATATCAAATTAGACGGTTACCGGTAGTTGAGAGCGGTCAACTTGTTGGGATGCTAGCACTAGGGGATTTAGCTATAAGAGAATCAGCAGATGATCAAGCAGGCTTTGCTTTAAGTGAAATCTCGGAGCATACGGAATAAAGTAAAACTTTAATTAGCGGGAGTCTTACTGCCCGAAAAGAGCGAGATAAATTACGTATAAAAATCAGATACATTATTCTAGTATATATGGATTAAACTGATATGTTAGCATGATGTATCTGAGACATTATATAATAAGTGTAGAGTCAATATTTTTGACAGTTTTTTTAAATTTGTCATTCCTAATTTTTAATAAGAGAAAAAATGATATACTGAGAGATATAAGTATTATGATAGATTTTGAATATAACAATATTTATTATTAATGATGTAATAATGAATTAATATTTCCTATGTAGATAAAGTGAAACTTTAATTATTGGGGTCCATCCCCCAATAATTATTAGTTGAACCAATCGGGCTTTTACGGGCAGTTTTATCTCCCACCTAACTTCCTCGCATTCGCCGAATTTTGAGGTGGGAGTCTTACTGCTCGAAAATAGCGGGATAAAAAGGGAAGGGGAATTATATGAGGGATGTACAGGGCGATCCAAATTGGAATTTGGTTACAGATACATATATAGAACCAAATAATTTCGCTGAGTTATTTTCTTTACTTGTACCTTGTCATCCAAAAGGTGAAGGGAAAGAGCGAACTATATTAGTATGGAAAGAAAAAGAATTTTATAAAGAAGAAAATTTAGCGTCATTTATCGTATATGGCATGAATAGAGTAAAGAATTTACCGCAGTTTCATAAAGATGAAATTCCAACTCTAGTACGTATTCTTCGTCTATGTCAAGAGATTGGTTGGTATGAAGAGGCAAATGCTTTTATGGTAACCCAAGGGCTAGATGAATTTGTCCAAACTTCATTGGAGTATGAAACATGGGATCTTTTGACGAAAGCAGTTGCTTTAAACTATTTAATTATTAAATATCGTATTGGTGAATTAACAGCTGAGGATGTAGAAATTTGGAATCGAGTTAAATTTAACGAGAAATGTATAACAGATTGTAAACACCTATTATCTCATAAAGAAGTGTTGGAATTTACATTCTTTTATATGTGTAAGCGAGCAAAAACACTATCAAAAGAACAATTAAATAGTGATATGATGAGTCTAGCAATGTATTGTAATACTTTTGTGTATGATTTATATACACATGACTTATTACGAAAGTATCGTAAGTGTACAGATTTCCTATCATATTATGGACCTAGTCAAGCAGTTTTAGCTTGTCAAAGAGCTGTACTTTCTCAAATTTCCGATCGATTAGACCCTTTAAAGACAACTCATGTAGATGATTATTTATATGTGATGAAAGAAATGATGGAGCATATGACGATAGGGGTAATGGATCGGTATGGTCATTTTATTGGAAAGTTACTATCATATGTACCATTTTTCGAAATGATCCAAGTTCCACAGCATGCATATTATTGTGAAGAATTACTGTATATTTGTAAGGGAATTGAATACAAAGAAGAAATACTACGCAATTATATATTTATACAATTACATGATTGTTTACCATCATTCTTTAAACTATTTCTTAAAAATAAGCGTTATGCAACGATTCATGATATTCTTTTCTATTGGTGCGACGATGAACAAAGAATGAGCTTAGAGAAAAAATATAATCTTAGTTTCATTTATGAAAAATATGCTTGTGGATAAACCGTATTTTACATATTAAAAATTAATATAAATTAAAAAGGATCTCAAGTTTATGTGAGATCCTTTTTTGTTAGTAAAACAAGGAGAAAGTAACTAAGATAAGAAATAACATTCCATAAAGGAGAAATTGTGAAGTATAACTTCCTTGTATACCAAAAAAAGTATTCATTTTTTTATATAAATTCAATATATATTTCATTGGATTATCTTTGAAAGATTGGTACACAGTGTCTCCTCTTTCTAAGCTTCTTGTTCATGTTTTTGGTTATTAGGGACATTAACGTATCTAGCTAGGAATAATAAGACACCTATAAAGAATACAGGAAGTACAGTAGATAAATAAAAACCATTACTAATTATATTTGTTATAAGAGCACTCAAAAGAAAAATTGCATTATAAATATGGGCAATTTTTTGTTTTAGCCGCATTTGTAATGCTTCCATAATGATTTCTAAAGCAACAAAAGCAATAATAATAGATAAAAATACAGTGTTCGTATTATAAATGATTAAACAACAGATTAAACCTAAAAAGGCCAGGTATTCAATAAAGAGAGGTATATTGCGTGGCATATAATTTACCTAACTAAATATGGCAGTGGGTTCACTGCATTTGTTTTT
Encoded here:
- a CDS encoding CBS domain-containing protein; the protein is MTQVRELMSTHIVHCTPLDNVYEAAVKMKEESVGLIPVIENKQVVGLVTDRDLVVRGIAEKHPGSNQITNVMTTNIVSVSPDDSIEKATELMAQYQIRRLPVVESGQLVGMLALGDLAIRESADDQAGFALSEISEHTE
- a CDS encoding DUF3965 domain-containing protein; its protein translation is MRDVQGDPNWNLVTDTYIEPNNFAELFSLLVPCHPKGEGKERTILVWKEKEFYKEENLASFIVYGMNRVKNLPQFHKDEIPTLVRILRLCQEIGWYEEANAFMVTQGLDEFVQTSLEYETWDLLTKAVALNYLIIKYRIGELTAEDVEIWNRVKFNEKCITDCKHLLSHKEVLEFTFFYMCKRAKTLSKEQLNSDMMSLAMYCNTFVYDLYTHDLLRKYRKCTDFLSYYGPSQAVLACQRAVLSQISDRLDPLKTTHVDDYLYVMKEMMEHMTIGVMDRYGHFIGKLLSYVPFFEMIQVPQHAYYCEELLYICKGIEYKEEILRNYIFIQLHDCLPSFFKLFLKNKRYATIHDILFYWCDDEQRMSLEKKYNLSFIYEKYACG